The region AATGGCTGTAGCTGCAATTATTGTTCACTGGACCGATGGTTTTGGACGCCAGGAATTACCTTTATTATATATGGGAGGATTTCTCTTGCTTTTCTTTACCGGTGCAGGTAAATTCTCACTGGATTATTATCTTTTAAAGAGAAAATAATGAATAAGGAGAATCGTCGGGATTTTTTAAAGAAAACCGGCTTGGTAGGTATCGGCAGCTTTATCAATCCATTTTCAGTTTTTTCTGAAAATCAACGAAAATTCAATAAATTTCAGCAAAATTCCTATTTAATTAAGAACGCCACCATTTTAAGTATGGACGATGAAATTGGCGATTTGGCTTCCGCCGATATTCTTATTAAAGACGGTAAAATAGCAAAACTTGGGAATCAAATTGAAATTCCTCCAGGCACTGAAACAATTAATGCCGAAGGTGGCATTTTAATTCCGGGGCTTATTGATTGTCATTGGCATTTATGGACCTCCTTATTACGTAGTATGGCCGGGGATTCTGCTGAAGAAGGCTATTTTAAAATGACAGCCCGATTTTCCAGGCTGTATACTCCAGAAGATATGGAGCTGGCGGCAAACTATGCTATTGCCGAAGCTATTTATTCCGGAATTACCTGTATAAGCGATTATAATCATAATGCCAGAAGCCCAGAATTTGTAAAAGCCAGTTTTGATGCCATGACGAATATGGGCATTCGGGGTCACGTTAGTTATGGAACTTATCGTGATATGCCTGGTAGCACTCCTACCGATTTTAAAGGAATTAATGAATTAAAACAACTAATTAATTTAAATTCAAAATATAAAGACATCAGTTTAGGACTGGGTTCACGTTCTGCGAATTACCAAAATATCGAAAAAGACTGGGAACGAGCCCGGGAGTTGGGCTTACAAATTACCATTCACGCCAGTTCTAATGAGAGTCAAAAAGATCAAATAGCATCGCTATTCAGAAAAAATCTTTTAGCTGAAGATGTCAATATTATTCACGGCAACGCAATTACTCCAGATGAAGTTAAAATGGTAGAAAATACCGGGGCGAGTCTTACCATGACGCCGTATTCTGAAATGCGCATTGGCTATGGCCTACCAAAAATTAATGAATTATATGAATCTAAAATTAATTGCTGTGTAGGCATAGATACTACCGCTTTAACCGGAAACGCTCACTTACTGGATTCTTTGAAATTACTACAAAACCTCGCAAATGCTAATGCTAAAAATGAATTTTACTTGCATCCAAAGGAAGTTTTAAAAATGGCAACAATAAATGGAGCTAAAAATTTGGGTATAGATAAGGAAACCGGTTCAATCACACCGGGAAAAAGTGCCGACCTGGTTTTACTAAAAAAATCTGATATTAATTTTTCTACCGGTAATAAACCTTATCACCTTGCAATTGAAGCCGCACTGCCCGAAAATATGAAACTGGTTATGGCAAAAGGAAAAATTTTAAAGTACGATGAGCAGCTCACCAGCATAGATACCAACAACTTAATAGAGCAGGCTAAAAATCGTTTTGCAGAAATGGAAAAAGAAATTAAATAAAACCTTCCTGAAATTAATTCATTATTAGGAAGGTTATTAAAGTATCTGTTTATTCGAGATTTAATGCTCCGAGGCTCGCCTCGAAATCAAAGTAACTGGTGCCTGAGCAACTAATTATCCTTGGTCGTATCAGGATCGGGAATATCATCTAAATCTTGCTTTTCCTTTTGGGTTCCTTTTTTATTAAACCGGTAATTTTCTTCGTCTACCAATTTATCTTTATCGTTTTTGGCGGTTTGGTTACTGCCCGGGATATCTAAATTATCGGCAGTAAAATCTACCGGTTTCTCCCTGTCTAATTCTTTATCCTGACCTTTATTCATGCTTCGGCCTTTTTTATTTAAGGCTTGTTTATCTTCAGCAGTAACATCAGCATTATACTTTTTGTTTTCTTCTTGCTTACTCATATCTCTATTTTTCTTTTAAATTAAGAAATAGAATAGAACCTTTGGGTTAAGAACTGGTTAAAATAAAAAGGCCTAAAAAGAATTCAATCTTTTTAGGCCCGTAATAATTGGAAATAGGTTGATTATTCAGATTCCAACATCGCAAAGAATTTATCCAGGTTTGGTATAATTACAATCCTGGTTCTTCTGTTTTTTGATCTGTTATCGTTATTGGTATTATCTACCAAAGGTTGGTAGCTACTTCTACCTGCTGCGATAAGTTTTTCTGGTGCTACATTATACTTGTCCTGAAGTATTCTAACAATTGAAGTTGCTCTTCTTACACTTAAATCCCAGTTATCCTGGATGTAAGATCCTTCTACCATAGTACGATCGTCGGTATGGCCTTCAATCATTACTTCCATTGCAGGTTCAGAGTTTATTACTTCAGCAAGCTTTTTTAGTAAAGGTTGAGCATTGTTAGATACACGGTAGCTTCCGCTTCCAAATAATAATTTATCTGAAACATTAATCATTACTACAGTTTCATCTACAGTAATATCAATATCTTCATCGTCAGCTCCTTCAGAAATATTGCTTTTTAGATTGTGCGAAACTGCAAGGTTAATAGAATCTTCTAAAGTTTCGGCACCCGATACTTTCTTAGGATCCATTTTTGCGATTGTTGCCCGCATCTGGGTCTTGTTATTATTAGACATCACAGTAAGATCGTTCATCTCCATCTTACTATCATTCTCTTCGCGTAAAGAATTAATTTTTGAATTGTAATCTGCTACACGCTCTTCAATACGTGCAAATTTTTCTTCAATTTCTTCTTTTTCTACCTGAGTTTTTTGCAACGTGCTTCGGGTATCGTTTAATTCTTCCTCTAAAGTCACGTATTTTTTCTTAGAAACACACGAGCTTAGCATTGTTGCGGCTAAAACGGTTACAGCGATTGTTCTTTTCATATTTCGGATTTTTTAAGTTAGGCCTTGTATAATTTAGATTTGGTTTTTGTAAGGCTTGTAGGTATTGGGCGAGAATCATACCATGTTGGTAAAGTAGTTGATAGTATAAAGTAGATAAACCCCGGTTGGTTTTTTAACTTCTCATTTTATGAGACTTAGAAGGACCCTTTAAGGAGAAATTAACTTTGTAGAAAGGTTTTCGGTTAAAAAAGTATAATTCCAAAATCTGTGGAATTCGATCAAAATGTGTGGTAAAATTACACACTTTTTAATATTGAAAAGTTGAATTGTCCCATTCGGCATCAGGGTTAAATAACTTACTACAATATTTTAAAATTATTTTTACTTACTAATATTATAAATGTAAATGGGAATTATGAAAAATTCAAAGTCTTTTTACCGGGTGATTTTATCGATCCTACTTGCTTTTAGTTTATCGGCTTGTAGTAATGACGACGATGTAGATAATGTAGATGACGTAACCGATGATCTTACAGATGATGTGAATGGATCTGACGACGCCAATAATGGAAGTGGTGATGGAAATGGAGATCCTGATCCTGATGCGGCAGCTGTTTTTGTTTTAATAGATGAAGAAAGTATTGATAATGGAAACGAACCAAACGATTTCTCTGAAACCGATGTGAACGATGATATTTCTGCAATTGGACAACGAGACGTGCTCGCATATTTTAGCGAAAATCCCGGTGAAGAAATTACACTTTATACCGGCCAGACCGGCGATGAAGCCTGGTTTGTATTAAAAGAAATTCCGACCTCCTGGGACGAGGCCGGGCCAAATGAAAGTGGCGCGAGAAACTTCCTTGAAGCCGGTCCCGGTTTAGGCCAGGACGAAACTGAAGATTTATTAGATGAAGTTCCCGACGTCACACCACTTAGGGCAACCGGATTGGCCATGTTGACTGGTCAAACCATTATTGCAGTAGTTTTTGATAGCGATATTAGCATCAATTACGATCCTTTAGAAGGAAATTTACAGGGAGAAAACCTTGGTGTAGTTGCTTTTGAAGTATTAAACGTTACCGAAAGAGCAGATGGTTCAGATTCTGATTTGCCATCTGTAAATATCAGGATTTTAGATTATGCGGCAGTTGAAGCCCTGCAATTAAACCTGTTTAACAACGCACCGGTACCAGAATCCTCTTCAGAACCTGAAGATATAACGCCACCCGCTACGATTCCAGATATTGAATTAAGTCCCGCGGAATAATGCTTAATTAACTAAACCTTAAGCCTAAAAACTTCATATTATTGTAAGAATACAATAAATTTGGAATTCTAGCGATCACAGGATTTGGAAAAAGAAAAAAAGAAGAAGAAAAAAAGATACCGCATATTAAAGATCCTCGCAAAATTCTTTGCGGGGCTCTTTATTTTTATAATACTTTTGCTCCTTTTTATTAGAAGTCCCTGGGGCCAGGACATTATAAAAGAACAGGTAGTAAAGAATATTTCGGGTAAAACCAATACCGAAATTTCTCTGGATAAACTCTTTATAACCTTTGCCGGAAATATCCAGCTCGATGGTCTTTACCTTGAGGATAAAAAAGGAGATACCCTGGTGTATTCAAAATCCCTGGAAGCCGATATTCCTATTTGGCCCATTATTCAGGGAAATGCTGTAAGTATAGACAATTTAGATTGGGAAGGTTTAAAAGCTAATATTACCAGAAAAGATTCTATTGAAGGCTTTAATTACGAATTTTTAATGGAAGCTTTCGCAGCCGATTCTACCCAACAAACTACTCAAACCACTACACAGCAAGATACTACTGCTACACAGGAAATTAATATTGGAGATTTAAACTTTAAAGATTTTGACATCACTTTTAGAGATGATGTAATGGGAATTGACACCCAGGTGAACTTCGAAGAGCTTATACTGGAACTGGAAAAAACCGATCTTGAAAAAATGGATTTCCGCGCCAAAAATGCCAGCATAACCAATGCGCAAATAAATTATACTCAAAATAAGCCATTTCCCGAACCCGAAAATGAAGAACCGGCACCTATGCCATATTTGATGGTAGATAATTTTAACCTGGAAAATGTGCAGGCTAATTATAATTCTGTTCCTGATGGAATTAATGCGAATCTGGATATCACAGAATTTCTAGCTGAAGTTCCGGTAATGGATCTTAAAAGTCAGGAGATTAAAGTGAACAGGCTGGCACTTAATAATTCTGATATTAAATTGGAAATGAAAACTTTAGAAAAGCCCCAGGATACTATTAGCACTGATACTTCAGCGTTTACCTGGCCCGAATGGAAGGTAGATGTAAATGAAATTAATTTTTCTGAAAATAAACTAAGTTATTTAGTAGATAGCGCTAAGCCTAAACAGGGGAAATTTAATCCTGAAGCTCTGGTGCTTGATTCTCTTAATTTTAATGCGAATAATTTATTTTTAAGAGACCAAAAATCTGGGGTAGAAGTTGTTGCATTAAACTTTAATGAAGCCTCAGGCCTTAATTTAAAAAAGCTTAATTTCAACTTAAATCTTCAAGAAACGCAATTAAACCTTTCAGACCTGGCATTGGCCTTAAATGAAAACCAATTAGAAGGTGAAGCTACTTTAAAATATAATTCTATCCAGGAATTAATTGATAATTCTGAATCGGCAGAGCTTGCGTTAAATTTACCTACCATTTTAGTAGATATAAAAGACGCTTTTAGATTTCAGCCAAATTTAAGGTCTAATCCTTATATGAAGGAATTAAGTACAAATAAAGTATCAGGAAATCTTCAGGCTTCAGGAAAACTTTCAGCAATAGCTATTGCCAGGGCTAATTTTAATTGGAAAAACACTTCATTTTCTGCTAACGGAAATATTTATAACGCCACAGATCCCGATAATATTCGTTTCAATATTCCGCGTTTCAATGCAAAATCCAGGAAATCTGATCTTAAAGGTTTTGTAAGTGATAAAGATTTGGGTATCAATATTCCTAAAAATATTCAGCTTAGTGGGAATTTTGAAGGCGGCCTGGAAGATCTTTCTACCAAAGCACTTTTACAAACTTCCGAAGGTGATATTCGCTTAAAAGGGAACTTCTCAAACCAGGAAGAAATAGTTTTTGAAGGAATAATGACTTCAGAAGAACTTGAGCTGGGAAATATTCTGCAAAATCAAAGCCTGGGTGCTTTAAATATTAAAATTGAAACTTCTGGAAAGGGAAGTACAATAAACACGCTTGATGCCACCCTGGACGCGACCATAATTTCATTTGCTTATAACAATTACGAGATAAAAGATCTAAATATCTCGGGTGATATTGAGGACGGAAACGGGAATATCACTTCAAGTTATCAAGACGATAACTTAGAATTAGCGCTAAATTCACAGGTAGAGCTAGATTCGGTGAAACCTAGAGCGAATCTTAATTTAGATTTAAAAGGAGCCAGGTTACAGGAACTGGGACTGGCATCCCGGGATATTCGATTGGCCTTTAAACTGGCCGCGCAGTATGAGGGAAATGCAGAAGAATATGAAACCTACGCCGATATTAAAGATGCGGTTGTAGTGTATGATAATGATACCTATCTCCCCGGCGACTTAAGCGCTCACGCTTTTGTACGCACCGATTCTACTTCGTTACAGATTAGCAATAAAATTTTAGAACTGGATTTAAAATCTAATGCCGATCCCGTAGATTTATCTACCGCACTAAATCGACATTACGAATCTTATTTTACCGAAGTAGATCCTTTAGATACCGTGCACACGCCAGTGAATTTAAAACTGCGTGGTACTATCATGGATGATCCTGTTTTAAGCGAAGTTTTCTTATCTAATTTAGAAGAATTAGATACTATTCATATTGAAGCCGATTTTAATGAAAAAGAGCGAAAACTGGATGCCCTGGTAAGTTTGCCTTATATAAATTATTATAGCAGTGAGATTGACAGCCTGGAATTCAGTTTAAATTCAGATCCTGAGAATTTTGAATTTAACCTTGGGTTCAATGCCATTAATTCGGGACCGATCGCTATTCAGAAAACCGATTTTTACGGAAGCCTTACAGAAGATAAACTTTTACTTGATTTCACTTCTATGCAGGGTGAAGAAAGTTTAATTCATATGGCTTCAGAAATCACAAAACCGGGAGACAGCCTTAAATTTCATATTAATCCGGAAGATTTAATATTGAATAAAAAGGAATGGAATATTGCTGCAAACAATGAAATGATTGTGTTCGATCAGGAAATTACTGCGAATAATTTCAGATTAAGCCGAAATAACCAGGAAATGCTGTTAAGCAGTGAACTATCCTATTCAGACAAAAATCATATTGGTTTAGAGTTTAATAACTTCAATTTAAGCGCATTACTTAATTATTTAAATCCTGAAGAAGAATTAGCCACCGGGCAATTAAACGGTCATTTAATTTTTGAAGACCCTTTGCAAAAAATCGGAATTCTTGCAGGAATGGAGATCAACCAATTAAATGTAATGCAGGTTGAACTTGGTAAACTAACTTTAAATTCTACGCCTAAAGCCGATTTTTTATATGATGTTGGCCTGGCGATAAAAGGTGAGAATGTAGATCTTGATATGAGTGGCGATTTCCAGGCGCTGGATTCTACTACCGCGTTAGATATGGAAATGCAGATTAATAAAATTAGCATGAAAACAGTGGAAGGTTTTTCAATGGGGGCCATTAATAATGGTGAAGGAAGCTTTTCTGGAAATTTAAGCCTTGGAGGAACTACTACAGAACCGGAATATAACGGGCAGCTTCAGTTTGATGAAGCGCAATTTCGTGTAGCTTTACTTAATGCGCTATTTAAATTTCCGTCAGAAACCTTGAAATTTGATAATGCGGGAATCTATTTTAATGAATTTAAAGTTGAAGATAAGGATGCAAACTCGTTTGTAATAAACGGCGAAATATTAACCGAAAATCTATTGAACCCAAGCTTTGATTTAGATTTTAGAGCCAGGAATTTCCAGGTGCTTAACTCTACAAAAGAAGATAATGAAATGTTTTATGGTACCGCCACGTTTGATGCCGACGCCACTTTAACCGGCGATCTTAATATTCCTAATTTAGATATGGATATTACTGTAGGTTCTAATACCGATTTCACGTACGTAATGGTGGAAGAAGAATTGGCGATGCAGGAACGAGACGGAGTAGTGATTTTTACAAACCGTGAAGATCCTGATGATATCCTTACCGGTAACGAGGAAGAAGAATCGGCTACGCTTACTGGTTATAATATTAACGCCAGGATTAATATTAATGAAGATGCTGCATTCAGTATAATTATAGATGAACAAACCGGTGATAATTTTAGAGTAAAAGGAGAGGGAGAATTAAATTTTAATATTTCACCTAACGGAAGAATGACGCTGGCGGGCCGCTACACAATGAGTGACGGTCATTATGAAATGAGCTTATATAATTTGGTGAAACGTAGATTTGATATCGCTGAAGGTAGCCGAATTACCTGGGCAGGAGATCCTTTTGATGCTACGTTAGATGTGAGTGCCATTTATAGGGTAGAAGCATCACCTTCGTCTCTTATGGCTACAACCCAAGGCGCTGCAGATGATCCGTCGTTTAGAAGAGAATTACCATTTTTGGTTTATCTTAATGTAGATGGAGAATTAATGCAGCCTAAATTATCTTTTGGACTGCAAATGCCAGAAGAAGAACGGGGCTCAGGTGGAGGCCGGGTTTATGGTCGTTTACAACAATTGAACAGTCAGGAAGCAGAGTTAAATAAACAGGTTTTTTCCTTATTGGTACTTAACCGTTTTTACCCAACTTCAGGAAGTGCTGGAGACGGTGGCGGAAATCTTTCTATTGCTCGCGATAATTTAAATCAGGCGCTTTCAGATCAATTAAATGTGTTCTCAGATAAATTACTGGGAGATACCGGCGTTGAACTAAATTTTGGAGTAGACAGTTATACCGATTACCAGGGAAATACGGCTACCGAACGTACACAGGTAGATATTGAAGCACAAAAACGTTTACTGGACGATCGTTTAATTGTAAGTGTAGGGAGCGAAGTAGATGTGCAGGGAAGTAATCGTCCCGGGGAAGAAGCGAGTCCGTTGATTGGAAATGTAAGCATAGAGTATTTACTTACCGAAACCGGGAGATTTAGGTTAAAAGGTTTTAGAAGAAATGAGTTTGAAAATGTTATAGACGGCCAGCTTATTGTTAGCGGGATAGCCTTTATTTTTACTCGGGAATTCAATGAATTTCAGGAGTTATGGGATAATTTCTTTTTGAAAGAAGACGAAGAAGAGCAGGCCGAGAATAAGGAAGAAAAAAATTAATAGGTGTAATCAGAATTTTACAAGACTCCCAGGAATTATTAAAATATCGGGATAATGTAAGTTGGTGCCAAATGAACCCTTTAGGATTGAAATTATTATAAATGAAAATTTACTTAAAATATATCGCATATCTATGCGCAGTGCTTTTTCTCCTGCAAGCTTGTAATGTGAAGAAATTTGTTCCTGAAGACGAATTGCTTTACAAGGGAGCCAAAATTACCATGGAGAGCGACACAAGTATTAAAAAGCGTGCCCGTTTAAAAGCAGAGCTGGAATCGGTTTTAAGGCCAGAACCCAATAGTTCTTTTCTAGGAATGCAACCGGGACTTTATTTTCATTATAAAGCTCAGCGCGAGAAGCCTGGTTTCATCAATAAATTTTTAAACAAGCAAATAGGGGAAGAGCCGGTTTACGCAAGTGATGTAGATCCTCTTAGAACTGAAGATTTGCTAAAAAACCGGTTAGAAAATAGAGGTTTTTTCTATAGTACTGTGGTTTCAACAGTAAACCGCAAAGAAGAAAAGAAAGAAATGAAAGTGGATTATACTGCTAAAGTTCCCAGTCCATATTTACTGGAAAAATATCAGTTAGATTCAGATTCACTTCAAATTTATAAGGAGATTAGTAACAATTTAGAAGCTTCGCCTATAGAAAGTGGAATGCGGTTCGATCTTGCTACCTTAAAAATGGAAAGAGAGAGAATTGATGCCGATTTAAAATCAAAAGGCTATTATAATTTCAATCCAGGATTTTTAATTTTTGAAGCAGATACCAATCAATATGAACATAAGAATTTTGACCTGTTTTTAAGGCTAAAGAAAGATGTTCCTACCGAAAGTATAATACCTTATAAATTAGAGAGCGTTAATATTTATCCCAATTATGAAGTGGGCACCGATAGCACTACGGCAAAAACCCGCTATGCCGAAAAGAACTTTTTTCAGAAAGAATTATTTTTTAAACCAAAACATTTAGATCCTTACATTTTGCTGGAAGAAGGTCAGTTCTATAATCCTGAAAATTCCCGAAATACAGCCAGGAGGTTGGGAGAGATTGGAGCTTACAAATTTGTAAATATAAATTATACCGAAATAGATAGTTTATCTACCGATAGCTTGGGTGTGCTGGAAACCAATATCTATCTTTCTCCATTAAATAAACGCTCCTTGCGGGCAGAAATCCAGGCAGTAACAAAATCTAACGGATTTACAGGCCCAAGTTTAGCTTTAGGCTATACGAACAGGAATCTTTTTAAGGGCGGAGAAATTCTAAATATTACCGGGGATTTTGGTTATGAAGTTCAAACCGGCGGAGGCACGCAGGCAGGATTAAACAGTATACAATTAGGTTTACAGGGAGATCTTATTTTCCCCAGGTTATTATTTCCTATAAATTTTGATAAAAACTGGTTTTCGTATTCGATTCCTAAAACCAAGACAAGTTTGGGCTTTGATTATCTTACCCGAAGTAAGCTTTTTAGCCTGGGGTCTGTTTCTGCGAGGTTTGGTTATCTCTGGAATGCGAATCGTTTTGTAACCCACGAGTTCTATCCTATATCTTTAAATTATGTAAACCTGGGTAATACCACTCAGGAATTTCAGGATATATTAGACGATAACCCATTTTTAGAACGAAGTTTTAACCAGGAATTTATTGCCGGTCTAACTTATTCTTTTCTCTATAACGGTCTTATAGACGGGAATAGCAGACATCAATTCTTTATAAATTCAACCGTGGATATTGCCGGGAATTTAGTAGATGCCATAAGCGGGCGGGGAGACGAAGATCCGCAAACATTTTTAAACCTGGAATACGCCCAGTACGCCAAGGCCGATATAGATTTGCGATATCATTTAAAAACAGGATCAGATTCTAAAATAGCGACCAGACTGTTTGCCGGTTATGGGTTGCCTTATGGAAATTCTGAGGTTTTACCCTTTACAAAACAATATTTTGCCGGTGGCCCTTATAGCGTAAGAGCTTTTAATACGCGATCTTTAGGTCCCGGTACCTATACTCCGCCAAACGAAGAAGGTGCATTTTTTGACCAGGCCGGGAATATAAGGCTGGAAGCAAATCTAGAATATCGTTTTCCGCTTTTTCCATATTTATACGGAGCCGTTTTTGCCGATGCCGGGAATGTTTGGAACACAGGTGAAAATAGTACTCTTGTGGGAGGAGAATTTAGTAAAGATTTTATGAACGAACTTGGGATTGGTACCGGCTTTGGTTTAAGGGTAGATATTCAAAGTTTTGTGATTCGGGTAGATTTGGCCGCGCCTTTACACGATCCTTCTTTACAGGAAGGTGAGCGTTGGGAATTTGATTACGCAAATCCCGTGCTTAATTTTGCCATTGGTTATCCCTTCTAAAAGTGTTGAAAATGCATAAAGAAATTTTAAAACACGTTACTTCAAAAATCGAACTCTCCGACGAAGAACAACGGGAATTTGTAGGTGTTCTATCAGAAAAGCGTATTTCAAAGAAAGAATTTTTAATTGAAGCCGGGCAGCCGGTAGATTGTGAATATTATGTAGTTAAGGGATGTTTAAAAGCCTTTTATTTAGATGAAGAAGGCAATAAACATATTATTCAGTTTGCAGTAGAAGATTGGTGGATAAGCGATTTTGAAGCATTCTTCGGAAATTATCCCGCCCAGTTATATGTTGAAGCCATAGAAGATTCGGTTCTTCTTGGAATTCATCGTGATACTCTCGAAACTTTATATAAGCGAATTCCTAAATTTGAACGTTTTTTCAGAATAAAAACTACGAATGCTTTTGTAGCCTTAAGGAGTAGAATTCTTTCTTCACTTCAAAAAAATAACAAAGAACGTTACCTTGAATTTTGTAAAACCTATCCCGAAATTGAAAAACGCGTGCCCAATTACCATATTGCAAATTACCTGGGTATAAAGCCCGAAAGCCTTAGTCGCCTAAGAAAGGAGCTTTTCTAGCTTAACATTTTTTAACAGGCACGGCTAACATACATCAAGTATTTTCTTTCTCATTTCATCTAATTTAGCTCATTAATTGAGTCTTGAAATTTCACGATATTTTTTAGGATTTTCATTCTTAATTATACGCTGGTCTTATCCAGGGATTGTATTAAAAATTGCTATGAAAAAGATTAATAAAATCAACCAAAAACAATTATGAGTAAAGAACAAAACTTATTAAAGTCATATAATTTAAACGGATTAGAGCTTCCCAATAGAGTGGTGATGGCACCAATGACAAGAAGTAGAGCTGATAATCCTGAAAATACGCCAATTGAAGGTTTGCACGATGTTTATTATACCCAAAGAGCTTCTGCGGGACTTATTATTACTGAAGGTTCCCAGGTTTCTAAAGAAGCTGTGGGGTATGTTAATACACCCGGAATTTATAGTAAAGAACAGGTAGAAGGCTGGAAAATGGTAAATAAAAAAGTGCACGAAGCTAATGGCCGCATGTTCATTCAGCTTTGGCACGTGGGGAGAATGTCTCACCCAGATTTTCACAATGGGGATTTACCTTTGTCATCTTCTGCCATAAATCCTGAAGCCCAATCTTTTACTCCAGGAGGCTTCAAAGATACCGTGACGCCAAAAGAAATGACTATTGAAGATATTAAAAGAACTATTCAGGATTTCAAAAATGCGGCGAAAAATTCAATGGAAGCTAATTTTGACGGGATAGAAATTCATTCTTCCAATGGTTACCTATTTCACCAGTTTTTTAATGGAACTTCTAATAAAAGAAATGACGAATACGGTGGAAGCATAGAAAATCGTGCAAAGATCTTATTTGAAACTATAGATGCGATTAAAGAGGTTATGCCAGAGCAAAAAATTAGTTTAAGGTTAAACCCTTCACTTAACGGCATTTTTGGAATGACGATGGATGAGGAAACCATTCCAACTTTCGATTATATTATTAAGAAACTGAATGATTATAATCTTGCATATTTGCATTTATCAGAACCTTTTAATGATGTTTCTGAAGTACC is a window of Salegentibacter salegens DNA encoding:
- a CDS encoding translocation/assembly module TamB domain-containing protein, whose translation is MEKEKKKKKKRYRILKILAKFFAGLFIFIILLLLFIRSPWGQDIIKEQVVKNISGKTNTEISLDKLFITFAGNIQLDGLYLEDKKGDTLVYSKSLEADIPIWPIIQGNAVSIDNLDWEGLKANITRKDSIEGFNYEFLMEAFAADSTQQTTQTTTQQDTTATQEINIGDLNFKDFDITFRDDVMGIDTQVNFEELILELEKTDLEKMDFRAKNASITNAQINYTQNKPFPEPENEEPAPMPYLMVDNFNLENVQANYNSVPDGINANLDITEFLAEVPVMDLKSQEIKVNRLALNNSDIKLEMKTLEKPQDTISTDTSAFTWPEWKVDVNEINFSENKLSYLVDSAKPKQGKFNPEALVLDSLNFNANNLFLRDQKSGVEVVALNFNEASGLNLKKLNFNLNLQETQLNLSDLALALNENQLEGEATLKYNSIQELIDNSESAELALNLPTILVDIKDAFRFQPNLRSNPYMKELSTNKVSGNLQASGKLSAIAIARANFNWKNTSFSANGNIYNATDPDNIRFNIPRFNAKSRKSDLKGFVSDKDLGINIPKNIQLSGNFEGGLEDLSTKALLQTSEGDIRLKGNFSNQEEIVFEGIMTSEELELGNILQNQSLGALNIKIETSGKGSTINTLDATLDATIISFAYNNYEIKDLNISGDIEDGNGNITSSYQDDNLELALNSQVELDSVKPRANLNLDLKGARLQELGLASRDIRLAFKLAAQYEGNAEEYETYADIKDAVVVYDNDTYLPGDLSAHAFVRTDSTSLQISNKILELDLKSNADPVDLSTALNRHYESYFTEVDPLDTVHTPVNLKLRGTIMDDPVLSEVFLSNLEELDTIHIEADFNEKERKLDALVSLPYINYYSSEIDSLEFSLNSDPENFEFNLGFNAINSGPIAIQKTDFYGSLTEDKLLLDFTSMQGEESLIHMASEITKPGDSLKFHINPEDLILNKKEWNIAANNEMIVFDQEITANNFRLSRNNQEMLLSSELSYSDKNHIGLEFNNFNLSALLNYLNPEEELATGQLNGHLIFEDPLQKIGILAGMEINQLNVMQVELGKLTLNSTPKADFLYDVGLAIKGENVDLDMSGDFQALDSTTALDMEMQINKISMKTVEGFSMGAINNGEGSFSGNLSLGGTTTEPEYNGQLQFDEAQFRVALLNALFKFPSETLKFDNAGIYFNEFKVEDKDANSFVINGEILTENLLNPSFDLDFRARNFQVLNSTKEDNEMFYGTATFDADATLTGDLNIPNLDMDITVGSNTDFTYVMVEEELAMQERDGVVIFTNREDPDDILTGNEEEESATLTGYNINARININEDAAFSIIIDEQTGDNFRVKGEGELNFNISPNGRMTLAGRYTMSDGHYEMSLYNLVKRRFDIAEGSRITWAGDPFDATLDVSAIYRVEASPSSLMATTQGAADDPSFRRELPFLVYLNVDGELMQPKLSFGLQMPEEERGSGGGRVYGRLQQLNSQEAELNKQVFSLLVLNRFYPTSGSAGDGGGNLSIARDNLNQALSDQLNVFSDKLLGDTGVELNFGVDSYTDYQGNTATERTQVDIEAQKRLLDDRLIVSVGSEVDVQGSNRPGEEASPLIGNVSIEYLLTETGRFRLKGFRRNEFENVIDGQLIVSGIAFIFTREFNEFQELWDNFFLKEDEEEQAENKEEKN
- a CDS encoding OmpA/MotB family protein, giving the protein MKRTIAVTVLAATMLSSCVSKKKYVTLEEELNDTRSTLQKTQVEKEEIEEKFARIEERVADYNSKINSLREENDSKMEMNDLTVMSNNNKTQMRATIAKMDPKKVSGAETLEDSINLAVSHNLKSNISEGADDEDIDITVDETVVMINVSDKLLFGSGSYRVSNNAQPLLKKLAEVINSEPAMEVMIEGHTDDRTMVEGSYIQDNWDLSVRRATSIVRILQDKYNVAPEKLIAAGRSSYQPLVDNTNNDNRSKNRRTRIVIIPNLDKFFAMLESE
- a CDS encoding amidohydrolase family protein — protein: MNKENRRDFLKKTGLVGIGSFINPFSVFSENQRKFNKFQQNSYLIKNATILSMDDEIGDLASADILIKDGKIAKLGNQIEIPPGTETINAEGGILIPGLIDCHWHLWTSLLRSMAGDSAEEGYFKMTARFSRLYTPEDMELAANYAIAEAIYSGITCISDYNHNARSPEFVKASFDAMTNMGIRGHVSYGTYRDMPGSTPTDFKGINELKQLINLNSKYKDISLGLGSRSANYQNIEKDWERARELGLQITIHASSNESQKDQIASLFRKNLLAEDVNIIHGNAITPDEVKMVENTGASLTMTPYSEMRIGYGLPKINELYESKINCCVGIDTTALTGNAHLLDSLKLLQNLANANAKNEFYLHPKEVLKMATINGAKNLGIDKETGSITPGKSADLVLLKKSDINFSTGNKPYHLAIEAALPENMKLVMAKGKILKYDEQLTSIDTNNLIEQAKNRFAEMEKEIK